Proteins from a genomic interval of Pseudomonas sp. RC10:
- a CDS encoding FKBP-type peptidyl-prolyl cis-trans isomerase, whose translation MSEVNLSTDETRVSYGIGRQLGDQLRDNPPPGVNLDAILAGLTDAFAGQPSRVSQEEMAASFKVIREIMQAEAAAKAEAAAGAGKEYLAENAKREGVTTLDSGLQFEVITQGDGAQPTRESNVRTHYHGMLIDGTVFDSSYDRGEPAEFPVGGVIAGWTEALQLMKAGSKWRLHVPSELAYGAQGVGSIPPHSVLVFDVELLDVL comes from the coding sequence ATGTCCGAAGTCAATCTGTCCACCGACGAAACCCGCGTCAGCTACGGCATTGGCCGCCAACTGGGCGACCAACTGCGTGACAACCCGCCACCGGGCGTCAATCTGGACGCCATCCTGGCCGGTCTGACCGATGCGTTCGCTGGTCAGCCAAGCCGTGTCAGCCAGGAAGAAATGGCGGCCAGCTTCAAAGTCATTCGTGAAATCATGCAAGCTGAAGCCGCCGCAAAAGCCGAAGCCGCTGCAGGCGCTGGCAAGGAATACCTGGCCGAAAACGCCAAGCGTGAAGGCGTCACTACGCTGGATTCCGGTTTGCAGTTCGAAGTGATCACCCAAGGCGATGGCGCTCAGCCAACCCGCGAAAGCAACGTGCGTACTCATTACCACGGCATGCTGATCGACGGCACCGTCTTCGACAGCTCCTACGATCGTGGCGAGCCGGCCGAATTCCCGGTTGGCGGCGTGATCGCTGGCTGGACCGAAGCCCTGCAACTGATGAAAGCCGGCAGCAAATGGCGCCTGCACGTGCCGAGCGAACTGGCTTACGGCGCTCAAGGCGTTGGCAGCATCCCGCCGCACAGCGTGCTGGTGTTCGACGTCGAACTGCTCGACGTCCTCTAA
- a CDS encoding DUF4105 domain-containing protein: MLKRLAWLVLCVCAPLSAAPHVDNERLQQLADSRFWIAIGHYESGKLGGWRSYVDDPKFFLATHGAHDPKAELAATLEAIYRPVVQGKEDLHPQCVYPSRTRFLRDELKLTDLPAVDCKEFNKWFSDVAPDSTVMIFPAAYLNSPSSMFGHTLLRIDQANVQANKTALLSYAINFGAYIEGSDNSILYAWKGLMGGYPGLFALVPYQEKLSEYRSLENRDLWEYRLNLTPEETRRMVEHVWELKQIRFGYFFFDENCSYRLLELLQVARPSLNLTPQFQLTAIPTDTVRAVKEAGLVEKIDYRPSKERELLSRAEPLNHDEKQWVLKVSADQKQMQTPEYLAVPKERRALIQDAAYRLERYRANGEERDAARSQRSYDLLRAISTNPPPALDIERPGLPEDGHESRTWQLGAGTRDDKAFAEYGLRMAYHDLNDNAYGFPLGAQIEILQLKLRQYENNKWQVQQLDLATIRSLTPRNELLQPWSWQVAGGLERVLGKHGDENLVSHVNGGAGGTWKLGDDVLGFALGTVRIEHNNDFDALVSPAAGFDSGVLWRNPLGNLSLEGKGDYFTNGEVRRTISLNQQWELSRNLGLRLSAQREFSELTSPVNEVMLELKWYHY, translated from the coding sequence ATGCTCAAACGCCTTGCCTGGCTGGTGCTCTGTGTCTGCGCCCCGCTGTCCGCCGCGCCTCACGTCGATAACGAACGTTTGCAGCAACTGGCCGATTCCCGGTTCTGGATCGCGATCGGCCACTATGAATCCGGCAAGCTGGGTGGCTGGCGCAGTTATGTCGATGACCCCAAATTCTTCCTGGCCACCCATGGTGCCCATGACCCTAAAGCCGAGCTGGCCGCGACCCTCGAAGCGATCTATCGCCCGGTCGTGCAAGGCAAGGAAGACCTGCACCCGCAATGCGTCTATCCCTCGCGCACGCGTTTTCTGCGGGACGAGCTGAAGCTCACTGACCTGCCCGCCGTGGACTGCAAAGAATTCAACAAGTGGTTCTCCGATGTGGCGCCGGACAGCACGGTCATGATCTTCCCCGCCGCATACCTCAATAGCCCGTCGTCGATGTTCGGCCACACGCTGCTGCGTATCGACCAGGCCAATGTGCAGGCAAACAAAACGGCGTTGCTCAGCTATGCGATCAACTTCGGCGCCTACATCGAAGGCTCCGACAACAGCATTCTCTACGCCTGGAAAGGCCTGATGGGCGGCTACCCCGGCCTGTTCGCGCTCGTGCCGTATCAGGAAAAACTCTCCGAGTACCGTAGTCTCGAAAACCGCGACCTGTGGGAATACCGCCTGAACCTGACGCCGGAAGAAACGCGGCGCATGGTCGAGCACGTGTGGGAACTCAAGCAGATTCGCTTCGGCTATTTCTTCTTCGACGAAAACTGTTCGTACCGGCTGCTGGAGCTGTTGCAGGTCGCGCGCCCGAGCCTGAACCTGACACCGCAATTTCAGCTCACGGCCATTCCCACCGACACTGTGCGGGCTGTTAAAGAAGCCGGTTTGGTCGAGAAAATCGACTATCGCCCCTCCAAGGAACGCGAACTGCTGAGCCGCGCCGAACCGTTGAATCACGATGAGAAACAGTGGGTGCTGAAGGTGAGCGCCGACCAGAAGCAAATGCAGACGCCGGAATACCTTGCGGTGCCGAAAGAACGCCGGGCGTTGATTCAGGACGCAGCCTATCGATTGGAGCGTTACCGCGCCAATGGTGAGGAGCGTGACGCTGCAAGGTCGCAACGCAGCTACGACCTGCTGCGGGCGATCAGCACCAACCCGCCGCCTGCGCTTGATATCGAGCGTCCGGGTTTGCCTGAAGACGGCCACGAATCGCGCACCTGGCAGTTGGGCGCAGGCACGCGTGACGATAAGGCCTTCGCGGAATATGGGTTGCGCATGGCTTATCACGACCTGAACGACAACGCTTACGGCTTCCCGCTCGGCGCGCAGATCGAGATTCTTCAGTTAAAGCTGCGCCAGTACGAGAACAACAAGTGGCAGGTGCAGCAACTGGACCTTGCGACCATCCGCTCACTGACGCCACGCAACGAACTCTTGCAGCCTTGGTCGTGGCAGGTCGCAGGCGGTCTGGAGCGCGTGTTGGGTAAGCATGGCGACGAAAATCTGGTGAGCCACGTGAACGGTGGCGCGGGCGGGACATGGAAGCTGGGGGATGACGTGCTGGGCTTTGCGCTGGGCACGGTGCGCATCGAGCACAACAATGATTTCGACGCGCTCGTTTCGCCTGCTGCGGGCTTTGACAGCGGGGTACTGTGGCGCAATCCGCTGGGCAATTTGAGTCTTGAGGGCAAGGGCGATTACTTCACCAACGGCGAAGTGCGACGCACGATCAGTCTGAACCAACAGTGGGAATTGTCGCGAAACCTGGGCTTGCGGTTGAGCGCCCAACGCGAGTTCAGCGAGCTGACGTCGCCGGTGAATGAGGTGATGCTGGAGTTAAAGTGGTATCACTATTGA
- a CDS encoding DUF6482 family protein yields the protein MNLQELTAHASAGHIDELNLISMEGGIYLLEARMHGAAHPLNDAQGKTLHLRSVEHARDVLQSVSRMPFNLVHAVVHDEMCGIRDTEEQVVRVPISIRSAW from the coding sequence ATGAATCTTCAGGAACTCACGGCTCACGCCAGTGCCGGCCACATCGACGAACTCAACCTTATCTCCATGGAAGGCGGCATTTACCTGCTCGAAGCGCGCATGCATGGCGCTGCGCATCCGCTGAACGATGCCCAGGGAAAAACCCTGCACCTGCGCTCGGTCGAACACGCCAGGGACGTGCTGCAATCGGTCTCGCGTATGCCATTCAATCTGGTGCACGCCGTGGTTCACGACGAGATGTGTGGCATCCGCGACACCGAGGAACAGGTCGTGCGCGTTCCCATCTCTATTCGCTCGGCCTGGTAG
- a CDS encoding DUF3015 domain-containing protein, translated as MKRILLGTLLAAASLNAMAQAPGGPDCGWGNMLFEGQRGTPAHFLASTTNGTSGNATFGMTSGTNGCSTNSALTYGGKSWFAMNGMMDELSKDMAMGQGEALTTYAVVLGVAPEDRAHFAAVTHEHYTQIFNKADATAEDVHTNTIDVLKNDPTLAKYATQA; from the coding sequence ATGAAACGGATTCTTCTTGGTACTCTCCTCGCCGCTGCATCCCTGAACGCCATGGCTCAAGCCCCGGGTGGCCCAGATTGCGGCTGGGGCAACATGCTGTTCGAAGGTCAACGCGGCACCCCGGCCCACTTCCTGGCTTCCACCACCAACGGCACCTCCGGTAACGCCACCTTCGGCATGACCTCGGGCACCAACGGCTGCTCCACCAACAGCGCGCTGACGTACGGCGGCAAATCCTGGTTTGCCATGAACGGCATGATGGACGAGCTCTCCAAAGACATGGCGATGGGCCAAGGCGAAGCACTGACCACCTACGCGGTCGTGCTGGGCGTTGCACCGGAAGACCGTGCGCATTTCGCCGCCGTCACCCACGAGCACTACACCCAAATCTTCAACAAGGCAGACGCCACCGCTGAAGACGTGCACACCAACACCATCGACGTCCTGAAAAACGATCCGACTCTGGCCAAATACGCAACCCAAGCCTAA
- a CDS encoding heavy-metal-associated domain-containing protein → MQTFNVQGMTCGHCVRAVTNAIKGEDPSADVQIDLAKGEMVVQSQLPADQIIGLIVEEGYTAKVA, encoded by the coding sequence ATGCAAACCTTCAACGTTCAAGGTATGACCTGCGGCCACTGCGTGCGCGCCGTCACCAACGCGATCAAAGGCGAAGACCCGAGTGCCGACGTGCAGATCGACCTGGCCAAAGGTGAGATGGTCGTGCAAAGCCAACTGCCGGCCGATCAGATCATCGGGTTGATTGTGGAGGAGGGGTATACCGCGAAGGTGGCGTGA
- a CDS encoding TIGR00645 family protein, which yields MERFIENAMYASRWLLAPIYFGLSLGLLALALKFFQEIFHVIPNVFSLAESDLILVLLSLIDMALVGGLLVMVMISGYENFVSQLDIDEDKEKLNWLGKMDSSSLKMKVAASIVAISSIHLLRVFMDAKNIETQYLMWYVIIHMTFVVSAFAMGYLDKLTKH from the coding sequence ATGGAACGGTTTATCGAAAATGCCATGTACGCGTCGCGCTGGTTGTTGGCGCCGATCTACTTTGGCCTGTCTCTGGGACTTTTGGCGCTGGCGCTCAAGTTCTTTCAGGAAATCTTTCACGTTATCCCCAATGTGTTTTCCCTGGCGGAGTCCGACCTGATTCTGGTGCTGCTGTCGCTGATCGACATGGCGCTGGTGGGCGGTCTGCTGGTCATGGTGATGATCTCGGGTTACGAGAACTTCGTGTCCCAGCTCGACATCGACGAAGACAAGGAAAAGCTCAACTGGCTCGGCAAAATGGACTCGTCTTCCCTGAAGATGAAAGTCGCCGCGTCCATCGTCGCGATCTCTTCCATTCATCTGCTGCGGGTTTTCATGGACGCCAAAAACATCGAAACCCAATACCTGATGTGGTACGTGATCATTCACATGACCTTCGTGGTATCGGCGTTTGCGATGGGCTATCTGGACAAGCTGACCAAGCATTGA
- a CDS encoding polyprenyl synthetase family protein has translation MQPQAFYRAVADDFTAVDHIIKKQLTSRVPLVSKIGDYITSAGGKRLRPLLVLLCGKALGSGGDNLRLLAATIEFLHTATLLHDDVVDMSGMRRGRSTANAMWGNAPSVLVGDFLYSRSFEMMVELGSMPVMKILSKATRVIAEGEVLQLSKVRDASTTEETYMEVIRGKTAMLFEASTHSAAALANANHDQSEALRTFGDHLGIAFQLVDDLLDYRGDAETMGKNIGDDLAEGKPTLPLIYTMREGTPEQAALVRKAIQKGGLEDLDAIREAVEKSGSLDYTAQLARDYVARAIACLDVLPASDYRDALIELSEFAVARTH, from the coding sequence ATGCAACCCCAAGCCTTCTACCGCGCTGTGGCGGACGACTTTACAGCCGTCGACCACATTATCAAGAAGCAGCTGACATCGCGCGTGCCGCTGGTCTCGAAAATCGGCGACTACATTACCTCAGCTGGCGGCAAACGTCTGCGTCCGTTGTTGGTGCTCCTGTGCGGCAAGGCGCTCGGCAGCGGTGGCGACAACCTGCGCCTGCTGGCGGCGACCATCGAATTCCTGCACACCGCGACCCTGTTGCACGACGACGTCGTTGACATGTCCGGCATGCGCCGTGGCCGTTCGACCGCCAACGCCATGTGGGGCAACGCACCCAGCGTTCTGGTCGGCGACTTCCTTTATTCCCGCTCGTTCGAAATGATGGTCGAGCTGGGTTCGATGCCGGTCATGAAGATCCTTTCGAAAGCCACTCGCGTCATTGCGGAAGGCGAAGTGTTGCAACTGTCCAAGGTTCGGGACGCCAGCACCACCGAAGAAACCTACATGGAAGTGATTCGCGGCAAGACGGCCATGTTGTTCGAAGCCTCGACCCACAGCGCCGCCGCCCTGGCCAATGCAAACCATGACCAGAGTGAAGCGTTGCGCACATTCGGTGATCATCTGGGCATCGCGTTCCAGTTGGTCGACGACCTGCTCGACTACCGCGGCGACGCCGAGACTATGGGCAAGAACATTGGTGACGACCTGGCAGAAGGCAAACCGACCCTGCCCCTGATCTACACCATGCGCGAAGGCACGCCCGAGCAAGCAGCATTGGTGCGCAAGGCGATTCAGAAAGGCGGCCTGGAAGACCTGGACGCCATTCGTGAAGCGGTCGAGAAGTCCGGCTCGCTGGACTACACCGCGCAACTGGCCCGCGATTACGTCGCCCGTGCCATCGCTTGCCTGGACGTGCTGCCTGCCAGCGATTACCGCGATGCGCTGATCGAACTGAGCGAATTCGCCGTCGCCCGCACGCACTGA
- a CDS encoding heavy metal translocating P-type ATPase, with translation MSIPDTFDLPITGMTCASCAGRVERALRKVPGVKNATVNLANERAHVEVLDKIDPANLIAAVDKAGYGASLEQNPGVQEAEQLKRHDSERWHLILAIVLALPLVLPMLLQPFGVHWMLPAWVQLLLATPVQFFLGARFYVAAFKAVRAMAGNMDLLVALGTSAGYGLSVYQWLITPTGAMPHLYFEASAVVIALVLLGKYLESSAKRQTSSAIRALEAMRPERAIRVVDGQEAEVAISALKVGDLVRVKPGERFPVDGEVVEGQSHADEALISGESLPVAKQPGDRVTGGAINGEGRLLVSTQALGAETVLARIIRLVEDAQSAKAPIQKLVDKVSQVFVPVVLLLAFGTLIGWLLNGASAETALINAVAVLVIACPCALGLATPTAIMAGTGVAARFGILIKDAEALERAHEVTTVVFDKTGTLTSGTPRIAHMIAVDGDVSALLQQAGALQQGSEHPLANAVLDAAREQGLVLEDITQSRSLAGRGIAGTLQGRELALGNRRLLDESDLTPDALAETAQAWEAEGRTLSWLIELSPQRRVLGLFAFGDTLKPGAAHAVKALSERNISSHLLTGDNRGSAKVVADALGISDVHAEVLPADKAATVIELKKTGVVAMVGDGINDAPALAAADIGIAMGGGTDVAMHASGITLMRGDPRLIPAALDISRRTYAKIRQNLFWAFVYNLIGIPLAAFGLLNPVLAGAAMALSSVSVVSNALLLKTWNPDVEGDAS, from the coding sequence ATGTCCATTCCCGATACGTTCGACCTGCCCATCACCGGCATGACCTGCGCCAGTTGCGCGGGACGTGTCGAGCGGGCGCTGCGCAAAGTCCCTGGCGTGAAGAACGCCACCGTCAACCTCGCCAACGAACGCGCCCACGTCGAAGTCCTCGACAAGATCGACCCTGCGAACCTGATCGCGGCGGTGGATAAAGCCGGTTACGGCGCCAGCCTTGAGCAGAATCCTGGTGTTCAGGAAGCCGAGCAGCTGAAACGTCATGACAGCGAACGTTGGCACCTGATTCTGGCCATCGTGCTCGCTCTGCCGCTGGTGCTTCCGATGCTGCTGCAGCCATTTGGCGTGCATTGGATGCTCCCCGCCTGGGTCCAGCTTCTGCTGGCCACACCTGTGCAATTCTTCCTTGGCGCGCGCTTCTACGTCGCAGCGTTCAAGGCCGTGCGGGCGATGGCGGGGAACATGGACCTGCTGGTCGCACTCGGCACCAGCGCAGGTTACGGGCTGAGCGTTTATCAATGGCTCATCACGCCAACAGGGGCCATGCCGCACCTGTATTTCGAAGCCTCAGCCGTGGTCATCGCCTTAGTGTTGCTGGGCAAATATTTGGAGAGCAGCGCCAAGCGACAGACCTCCAGCGCGATTCGGGCACTGGAAGCCATGCGACCCGAACGGGCGATTCGGGTCGTCGACGGGCAAGAAGCCGAGGTGGCGATCAGCGCATTGAAAGTAGGCGATCTTGTGCGCGTCAAACCCGGCGAGCGTTTTCCGGTAGACGGTGAAGTCGTCGAGGGTCAAAGCCATGCAGACGAAGCGCTGATCAGCGGTGAAAGCCTGCCGGTCGCCAAACAGCCCGGCGACAGGGTCACAGGCGGCGCGATCAATGGCGAAGGCCGCCTGCTGGTCAGCACTCAGGCGCTGGGGGCCGAAACCGTTCTTGCACGCATCATTCGACTGGTGGAAGACGCGCAGTCCGCCAAAGCGCCCATTCAAAAGCTGGTCGACAAAGTGAGCCAGGTGTTCGTGCCTGTCGTCCTACTCTTGGCGTTTGGGACCCTGATTGGCTGGCTGCTGAACGGTGCTTCGGCTGAAACGGCACTGATCAATGCCGTCGCGGTGCTGGTCATCGCTTGCCCCTGTGCGCTGGGCCTCGCGACCCCCACTGCGATCATGGCCGGAACCGGCGTCGCGGCGCGCTTCGGCATTCTGATCAAGGACGCCGAAGCGCTGGAACGCGCCCACGAAGTCACTACCGTCGTGTTCGACAAGACCGGAACGCTAACCTCCGGCACACCGCGCATTGCCCACATGATCGCCGTTGATGGCGACGTGAGCGCATTGCTGCAACAGGCCGGTGCGCTCCAGCAAGGTAGTGAGCATCCGCTGGCCAACGCCGTCCTGGACGCCGCACGCGAACAGGGCCTGGTTCTGGAAGACATCACCCAGAGCCGTTCCCTCGCCGGGCGCGGCATCGCGGGTACCTTGCAAGGTCGTGAGCTGGCGCTGGGCAATCGGCGTCTGCTGGACGAAAGCGATCTCACGCCCGACGCCCTCGCCGAAACCGCGCAAGCCTGGGAAGCGGAGGGTCGAACATTGTCCTGGCTCATCGAACTGAGCCCGCAACGCCGGGTGCTTGGCCTGTTCGCTTTCGGTGACACCCTCAAACCGGGCGCCGCGCACGCCGTTAAGGCGTTGAGTGAACGAAACATCAGCAGCCATTTGTTGACGGGCGACAATCGAGGCAGCGCCAAAGTGGTGGCCGACGCTCTGGGCATCTCGGATGTGCACGCCGAAGTGCTGCCTGCGGACAAAGCCGCCACCGTGATCGAACTCAAAAAGACCGGCGTCGTGGCCATGGTCGGCGACGGCATCAACGACGCCCCGGCCCTCGCCGCCGCAGATATCGGCATCGCCATGGGCGGCGGCACCGATGTCGCCATGCACGCGTCGGGCATCACCTTGATGCGCGGCGATCCTCGGTTGATCCCTGCTGCACTCGACATCAGTCGCAGGACCTACGCGAAGATCCGGCAAAACCTGTTCTGGGCTTTCGTTTACAACCTCATCGGTATTCCACTGGCCGCGTTCGGCCTGCTCAATCCCGTGCTGGCGGGGGCCGCCATGGCGCTGTCCAGCGTCAGCGTCGTAAGCAACGCCCTGCTGTTGAAAACCTGGAACCCCGACGTTGAAGGAGACGCATCATGA
- the cueR gene encoding Cu(I)-responsive transcriptional regulator produces MNIGQAAKSSGLSAKMIRYYESIGLLQAAHRTDSGYRLYGKDDLHTLAFIKRSRDLGFSLEEVGKLLTLWQDRGRASADVKAVARQHIAELNQKIAELAGLRDTLQDLVEHCQGDNRPDCPILKDLESGGCCGSGQRFD; encoded by the coding sequence ATGAACATCGGCCAAGCCGCCAAGAGCAGCGGCCTCAGCGCCAAGATGATTCGCTACTACGAATCCATCGGCCTGCTCCAGGCCGCCCACCGCACCGACAGCGGCTATCGGTTGTACGGCAAGGACGACTTGCACACCCTGGCCTTCATCAAACGCTCGCGGGATCTGGGGTTTTCGCTGGAAGAGGTCGGCAAACTGCTGACACTGTGGCAGGACCGGGGCCGCGCCAGCGCGGATGTCAAAGCCGTCGCGCGGCAGCACATCGCCGAGTTGAACCAGAAGATCGCCGAGTTGGCGGGCTTGCGCGATACGCTGCAGGATCTGGTGGAGCACTGTCAGGGCGATAACCGGCCGGACTGCCCAATTCTCAAGGATCTGGAATCGGGCGGGTGTTGCGGGTCAGGGCAAAGGTTTGACTAA
- a CDS encoding AAA family ATPase: protein MPDSVAASLRLAPEALTRPFSAEQFSFTTTNDLEPFRGVLGQERAVEALQFGVAMPRPGYNVFVMGEPGTGRFSFVKRYLKAEGKRMQTPSDWVYVNNFDEPREPRAVELPPGSASSFIADINGLIDNLLSTFPAVFEHPSYQQKKSAIDRAFNQRYDKALDVIERLALEKDIALYRDSTNIAFTPMLEGKALDEAEFSQLPEAERERFHTDISALEERLNEELASLPQWKRESNNQMRQLNEETIILALQPLLAPLSEQYAENAAVCAYLQAVQVNLLKTVVEQLVDDSKTDAQARKLLEEQYCPSLVVGHSASGGAPVVFEPHPTYDNLFGRIEYSTDQGALYTTYRQLRPGAFHRANGGFLILEAEKMLSEPFVWDALKRSLQSRKLKMESPLGELGRIATVTLTPQTIPLQVKVIIIGARSLYYTLQDLDPDFQEMFRVLVDFDEDIPMVDESLEQFAQLLKTRTSEEGMAPLTADAVARLATYSARLAEHQGRLSARIGDLFQLVSEADFIRSLANDERTDAGHIERALKAKATRTGRVSARILDDMLAGIILIDTTGAAVGKCNGLTVLEVGDSAFGVPARISATVYPGGSGIVDIEREVNLGQPIHSKGVMILTGYLGSRYAQEFPLAISASIALEQSYGYVDGDSASLGEVCTLISALSKTPLKQCFAITGSINQFGEVQAVGGVNEKIEGFFRLCEARGLTGDQGAIIPQANVATLMLDERVLQAVRAGQFHVYAVRQVDEALSLLVGEEVGEADEEGQFPENSVNGRVVDRLRDIADMLSEEDLKELEKEAPQLQPELKS, encoded by the coding sequence ATGCCCGATTCTGTAGCTGCCAGCCTGCGACTTGCGCCCGAGGCGCTGACCCGCCCCTTTTCCGCTGAACAGTTCAGCTTCACGACAACCAACGATCTGGAACCCTTTCGCGGCGTACTCGGCCAGGAGCGAGCAGTCGAGGCCTTGCAATTCGGGGTCGCCATGCCGCGCCCCGGCTACAACGTATTCGTCATGGGTGAGCCCGGCACCGGCCGCTTCTCGTTCGTCAAGCGCTACCTCAAGGCCGAGGGCAAGCGCATGCAGACCCCGTCGGACTGGGTCTACGTCAACAACTTCGATGAACCGCGCGAGCCTCGCGCCGTGGAACTGCCACCGGGCAGCGCCAGTTCGTTCATCGCCGACATAAACGGACTGATCGACAACCTGCTGTCGACTTTTCCTGCAGTCTTTGAGCACCCGTCTTACCAGCAAAAGAAAAGCGCCATCGACCGTGCCTTCAATCAGCGCTACGACAAGGCACTGGACGTGATCGAGCGCTTGGCGCTGGAGAAGGACATCGCGCTGTATCGCGACAGCACCAACATCGCCTTCACGCCCATGCTGGAAGGCAAGGCGTTGGACGAGGCCGAGTTTTCACAATTGCCGGAAGCCGAGCGCGAGCGTTTTCACACCGATATTTCGGCGCTGGAAGAACGTTTGAATGAAGAGCTCGCCAGCCTGCCGCAGTGGAAGCGCGAGTCCAACAACCAGATGCGTCAGCTAAATGAAGAGACGATCATTCTGGCCCTGCAACCGCTGCTGGCGCCGCTCTCGGAGCAGTACGCCGAGAATGCCGCCGTTTGCGCGTACCTGCAGGCTGTGCAGGTCAACCTGCTGAAAACGGTGGTCGAGCAACTGGTCGACGACAGCAAGACCGACGCTCAGGCGCGCAAGCTGCTGGAAGAGCAATACTGCCCGAGCCTGGTGGTCGGTCATTCAGCCAGCGGCGGGGCGCCTGTGGTGTTCGAGCCGCACCCGACCTACGACAACCTGTTCGGGCGTATCGAATACAGCACCGACCAAGGCGCGCTGTACACCACGTATCGCCAACTGCGTCCGGGGGCTTTTCACCGGGCCAACGGCGGTTTCCTGATTCTCGAAGCCGAGAAAATGCTCAGCGAGCCGTTCGTGTGGGACGCCCTCAAACGCTCGCTGCAATCGCGCAAGCTCAAGATGGAATCGCCGCTGGGCGAGCTGGGCCGTATCGCGACCGTGACCCTGACGCCGCAGACCATTCCATTGCAGGTCAAAGTCATCATCATTGGCGCCCGCTCACTGTATTACACGCTGCAAGACCTCGATCCGGACTTCCAGGAGATGTTCCGGGTGCTGGTGGATTTCGACGAAGACATCCCGATGGTCGACGAGAGTCTGGAGCAGTTCGCGCAGTTGCTGAAAACGCGCACCTCGGAAGAGGGTATGGCGCCGTTGACCGCCGATGCCGTCGCCCGTCTGGCGACCTACAGCGCTCGGCTGGCGGAGCATCAGGGGCGTTTGTCGGCGCGTATCGGTGATCTGTTTCAGTTGGTCAGCGAGGCGGATTTCATTCGCAGCCTGGCCAACGACGAGCGCACGGATGCGGGCCATATCGAGCGCGCACTCAAGGCCAAAGCCACACGCACCGGTCGCGTCTCGGCACGGATTCTCGACGACATGCTTGCCGGGATCATCCTGATCGACACCACAGGCGCAGCGGTCGGCAAATGCAACGGGTTGACCGTACTGGAAGTCGGCGACTCGGCCTTCGGTGTGCCAGCGCGTATTTCCGCGACGGTCTATCCGGGCGGCAGCGGCATCGTCGACATCGAGCGTGAGGTCAACCTCGGTCAGCCGATTCACTCCAAGGGTGTGATGATTCTCACCGGGTATCTGGGCAGCCGTTATGCGCAGGAATTCCCGCTGGCGATTTCCGCGAGCATCGCCCTCGAACAGTCCTACGGTTACGTGGATGGCGACAGCGCTTCGCTGGGCGAGGTCTGCACGCTGATCTCGGCGTTGTCGAAAACGCCGCTCAAGCAATGTTTCGCGATTACCGGCTCCATCAACCAATTCGGTGAAGTGCAGGCCGTGGGCGGCGTCAACGAGAAGATCGAAGGCTTTTTCCGACTCTGTGAAGCCCGGGGTCTGACAGGCGATCAAGGCGCAATCATCCCGCAGGCCAACGTCGCCACGCTGATGCTCGACGAGCGTGTGCTGCAAGCCGTGCGTGCGGGGCAGTTCCATGTCTATGCCGTGCGTCAGGTGGACGAGGCGCTGAGCCTGCTTGTCGGAGAAGAGGTGGGCGAGGCGGATGAAGAGGGGCAGTTCCCGGAAAATTCGGTCAATGGCCGGGTGGTGGATCGTCTGCGCGATATCGCAGATATGCTCAGCGAAGAAGACCTGAAAGAGCTCGAAAAAGAGGCGCCACAATTACAACCCGAACTGAAAAGTTGA